A region of Pseudomonas cavernicola DNA encodes the following proteins:
- a CDS encoding vWA domain-containing protein — MSRYRVISRQPLLCGFASGLLLALAACSASNSEHPSAPVAREKLAGAVAEDARTQESRAQPLEQKAESAKYAIAGMAMPSLVAPTPMSEALPPGYRDVSREQYQKLADNPIYAVAETPVSTFSIDVDTGSYANVRRFLNDGRLPPEEAVRLEELVNYFSYAYPLPKGDTPFGVSTELAISPWNANSRLLKVAIKASDLQVEQLPAANLVFLVDVSGSMDRREGLPMVQSTLKLLVAQLRAQDKVSLVVYAGESRVVLEPTSGAQKAKIRAAIDQLTAGGSTAGESGIQLAYQQAQQGFIDKGINRILLATDGDFNVGISDFETLKKLAADKRKSGISLTTLGFGTDNYNEQLMEQLADAGDGNYAYIDNLREARKVLVEQLSSTLAVVAKDVKIQVEFNPAHVSEYRLLGYENRALKREDFSNDKVDAGEIGAGHTVTALYEIVPTGSQGWLEPLRYQSTETTAAKTAELALLRIRYKGPQQSQSRLLEVPIKAEQNPTPIAQASEDLRFAAAVAGFAQQLKGGQYTGTFDMAASAKLARGAKGEDRFGLRAEFVQLVELAQSLQTVVSSSASTSVPSMTKVD; from the coding sequence ATGTCCCGTTACCGTGTTATTTCCCGCCAACCACTGCTCTGTGGTTTTGCCAGCGGTTTGCTGCTGGCACTAGCCGCCTGCAGCGCCTCGAACTCCGAGCACCCGAGCGCGCCGGTAGCGCGGGAGAAGCTGGCCGGCGCAGTCGCTGAAGATGCACGAACCCAAGAGTCACGCGCACAGCCGTTGGAGCAGAAGGCCGAGTCGGCGAAGTACGCCATCGCGGGCATGGCCATGCCGAGCCTGGTTGCCCCGACACCGATGAGTGAAGCGCTGCCGCCGGGTTATCGTGATGTGTCGCGTGAGCAGTATCAAAAGCTGGCAGATAACCCGATTTACGCGGTGGCCGAGACACCCGTGTCGACCTTCAGCATCGACGTGGATACTGGCAGCTATGCCAACGTGCGGCGTTTTCTGAACGATGGCCGGCTGCCGCCAGAAGAGGCGGTGCGCCTGGAAGAGCTGGTCAACTACTTCTCCTACGCCTATCCACTGCCCAAGGGCGATACCCCGTTCGGTGTGAGCACCGAGCTCGCAATCTCGCCGTGGAATGCCAACAGTCGCCTGCTCAAGGTGGCGATCAAGGCGTCGGATCTGCAGGTCGAACAGCTTCCCGCGGCCAATCTGGTGTTCTTGGTAGATGTTTCCGGCTCGATGGATCGGCGTGAAGGCCTGCCTATGGTGCAGAGCACCTTGAAACTGTTGGTCGCGCAATTGCGTGCCCAGGATAAGGTCTCGCTGGTGGTCTACGCCGGTGAGTCGCGGGTGGTGCTGGAGCCGACTTCGGGGGCGCAGAAAGCCAAGATCCGTGCGGCCATCGACCAGCTCACCGCCGGCGGTTCCACGGCCGGGGAGTCGGGTATCCAGCTGGCCTATCAACAGGCGCAACAGGGCTTCATCGACAAGGGCATCAACCGCATCCTGTTGGCCACCGATGGCGACTTCAACGTCGGTATCAGCGACTTCGAGACGCTGAAGAAACTAGCGGCCGACAAACGTAAAAGCGGTATTTCGCTGACCACCCTCGGCTTCGGTACCGATAACTACAACGAACAACTGATGGAGCAACTGGCCGATGCCGGCGACGGCAACTATGCCTATATCGACAACCTGCGTGAGGCGCGCAAGGTGTTGGTCGAGCAGCTGAGCTCGACCCTGGCGGTGGTGGCCAAAGACGTGAAAATCCAGGTCGAGTTCAACCCCGCGCACGTCAGTGAATATCGCCTGCTCGGCTACGAGAACCGTGCGCTCAAACGTGAAGATTTCAGCAACGACAAGGTCGACGCCGGCGAGATTGGGGCTGGGCATACCGTCACCGCACTGTACGAGATAGTGCCGACGGGCAGCCAAGGTTGGCTGGAACCGCTGCGCTATCAGAGCACAGAGACAACCGCAGCCAAGACCGCTGAGCTGGCGCTACTGCGCATCCGCTACAAAGGGCCGCAGCAAAGCCAGAGCCGCTTGCTGGAAGTACCAATCAAGGCGGAACAGAACCCTACTCCGATCGCTCAGGCCAGCGAGGATCTGCGCTTCGCCGCGGCCGTTGCAGGTTTCGCTCAGCAGCTCAAGGGCGGGCAATACACCGGTACCTTCGATATGGCGGCCAGCGCCAAACTGGCCCGCGGCGCCAAGGGCGAGGATCGTTTTGGTCTGCGTGCCGAGTTCGTCCAGCTAGTCGAACTGGCGCAGAGCCTGCAAACTGTGGTTTCAAGTTCAGCTTCAACTTCCGTTCCCAGCATGACCAAGGTCGACTGA
- a CDS encoding PLP-dependent aminotransferase family protein translates to MTNLLLYQRIAQQLAEDIRRGVYQPGERVPSVRKMSSQLNVSHATVLQAYANLEDQGLIRARPQSGFYVHQTPALTAPTPDIARVERPGLVTRSSIINQVLTESRREGVFPLGAAVPHVDYLPVRALHQQLAKVTRFQSPRAFSYMFSPGFEPLRRQVAIRMRDAGVVVDPAEVVITHGCVDALQMSLRVLTKPGDLIAAESPTYYGLLQLADLLGLKVIEIPSDPTTGISLEALQLAANQWPIKAMVLTARLSNPLGGTIPEERQKQLLRLAKDFDIQIIEDDIYGELMFEQGPTKALKSHDREGRVVYCSSFSKTLSPGVRVGWIIAGKYQDDIQRLQTFSTHSACSVTQMGVAAYLENGGYDRHLRYIRQEYRKNLSAFQLAVQQYFPEGTQITRPKGGFILWVSLPRRVNTKDLHVRALQQGISIAPGLIFSNTEQFNHCVRLNCGIPWNREAERALMTLGMLANQLCQEAASGF, encoded by the coding sequence ATGACCAATCTGTTGCTCTACCAACGCATCGCCCAGCAATTGGCTGAGGATATTCGCCGTGGCGTCTACCAGCCGGGTGAACGGGTGCCGTCGGTGCGCAAGATGAGCTCGCAGCTAAATGTCAGCCATGCCACGGTGCTTCAGGCCTACGCCAATCTTGAGGATCAGGGGTTGATCCGCGCGCGGCCGCAGTCCGGTTTTTATGTCCACCAGACTCCGGCGCTGACGGCGCCAACCCCGGATATCGCCCGGGTTGAGCGGCCTGGCCTGGTCACCCGCAGCAGCATTATCAATCAGGTGCTCACCGAGTCGCGGCGCGAAGGGGTATTCCCCCTCGGGGCCGCAGTGCCGCATGTGGATTACCTGCCCGTGCGTGCGCTGCATCAACAATTGGCCAAGGTCACTCGGTTTCAGAGCCCGCGCGCCTTCAGTTACATGTTTAGCCCAGGGTTTGAGCCGTTGCGCCGACAAGTGGCGATCCGCATGCGGGACGCAGGTGTCGTGGTCGATCCGGCGGAGGTGGTGATCACCCACGGTTGTGTGGATGCCTTGCAGATGTCGCTACGGGTGCTGACTAAACCGGGAGATTTGATTGCGGCCGAGTCGCCGACTTACTACGGTTTGCTGCAGTTGGCCGATTTGCTGGGCCTGAAAGTGATCGAGATCCCCAGTGATCCGACCACCGGCATCAGCCTGGAAGCCCTGCAACTGGCGGCTAATCAGTGGCCGATCAAGGCCATGGTGCTGACCGCACGGCTGAGCAACCCACTCGGCGGCACCATTCCCGAGGAGCGGCAAAAGCAGTTGCTGCGCCTGGCGAAGGATTTCGATATCCAGATCATTGAGGACGATATCTACGGCGAGTTGATGTTCGAGCAGGGGCCGACCAAGGCGCTCAAGTCCCATGACCGTGAGGGGCGGGTGGTGTATTGCTCGAGCTTTTCCAAGACGCTGTCGCCCGGTGTGCGGGTCGGCTGGATCATTGCCGGTAAGTATCAGGATGATATCCAGCGCTTGCAGACCTTCAGCACCCATTCGGCCTGCAGTGTGACGCAGATGGGCGTGGCGGCTTATCTGGAGAACGGCGGCTACGACCGTCATCTGCGTTATATCCGCCAGGAGTACCGCAAGAACCTCAGCGCCTTCCAACTGGCGGTCCAGCAGTACTTCCCCGAAGGTACGCAAATCACCCGGCCGAAGGGCGGTTTCATCCTCTGGGTCAGTCTGCCGAGGCGGGTGAATACCAAGGATCTGCATGTGCGCGCTTTGCAGCAGGGCATCAGCATTGCGCCGGGGCTGATTTTCAGTAATACCGAGCAGTTCAATCACTGTGTACGGTTGAACTGCGGTATTCCATGGAATCGCGAAGCCGAGCGCGCGCTGATGACGTTGGGGATGCTGGCCAATCAGCTTTGCCAGGAGGCGGCCAGCGGTTTCTGA
- a CDS encoding OmpA family protein: MSCKPYLNGSLWLAIALLAGCASQQDSEQTLEAARESFQKVKEDSDVLRSAPKDVIRAGESLARADRLSSYWGSEADVSHYAYLSQRYSDIAAQHSALSLNQERAAKLELERERLQLTLREAKLLSVQQQGKWLEEQIVSLATAETERGLVMTLGDVLFDANRAELKASANRTVLKLVQFLQLNPKRVVRIEGYTDSRGSKQENLELSRARAQTVADLLVDLGIDGKRIQVSGYGADFPVAENASSRGRAQNRRVEIVFSDEQGRLGSAR, translated from the coding sequence GTGAGCTGCAAACCTTACTTGAATGGCAGCCTGTGGCTGGCCATCGCGTTACTGGCGGGTTGCGCCAGTCAACAAGACAGCGAGCAAACTCTGGAAGCGGCGCGGGAGAGCTTCCAGAAGGTAAAGGAAGACTCGGATGTACTGCGAAGCGCGCCTAAGGATGTGATTCGTGCCGGTGAGTCATTGGCGCGTGCCGATCGTCTCTCCAGTTACTGGGGCAGTGAAGCTGACGTTAGCCACTACGCCTACCTGAGTCAGCGTTACAGTGATATCGCTGCTCAGCACAGCGCGTTGAGCCTGAACCAGGAACGTGCGGCCAAGCTCGAGCTGGAGCGTGAGCGTCTGCAACTCACCCTGCGTGAAGCCAAACTGCTCAGCGTGCAACAGCAGGGCAAGTGGCTAGAGGAACAGATCGTCAGCCTGGCCACCGCCGAGACCGAGCGTGGTTTGGTAATGACTTTGGGCGATGTGCTGTTCGATGCCAACCGCGCCGAGTTGAAAGCCTCAGCCAATCGCACGGTGCTCAAACTGGTGCAGTTTCTTCAGCTCAACCCAAAACGCGTCGTGCGTATTGAGGGCTACACCGATAGCCGTGGCAGCAAACAGGAAAACCTCGAGCTGTCGCGCGCACGTGCGCAAACCGTGGCTGATCTGCTGGTCGACTTGGGCATCGATGGCAAACGTATCCAGGTGAGTGGTTATGGGGCCGATTTCCCAGTGGCGGAGAATGCTTCCTCCCGTGGGCGAGCACAAAATCGTCGGGTGGAGATCGTCTTCTCCGATGAGCAGGGCCGTCTCGGCTCGGCCCGCTAA
- a CDS encoding DUF4398 domain-containing protein produces MHRRKLATSLVVMALAGCANDPAPNEQMRLTEQAVVQAKAVGANEQIPEMLLAEQKLALAQKNMLEEDYKRARMLAEQAELDARLAEARVLTLKSQKQLAELSTRINRLRKQLGDLQ; encoded by the coding sequence ATCCATAGACGCAAACTGGCAACCAGTCTGGTCGTTATGGCCTTGGCCGGTTGTGCTAACGACCCTGCGCCGAACGAGCAGATGCGCCTGACTGAGCAGGCTGTAGTGCAAGCCAAGGCAGTCGGAGCGAATGAGCAGATACCGGAAATGCTGCTGGCAGAGCAGAAGCTCGCGCTGGCGCAGAAGAACATGCTCGAAGAGGACTACAAGAGGGCGCGGATGCTCGCCGAACAAGCTGAACTGGATGCTCGCTTGGCCGAGGCTCGTGTGCTGACGCTGAAAAGCCAGAAACAATTGGCGGAGTTGAGCACCCGGATCAATCGTCTGCGCAAGCAGTTGGGGGATCTGCAGTGA
- a CDS encoding substrate-binding periplasmic protein — translation MREYPFFKLLLVLTGLALLPGWALAIGKCERLVATGNPEYPPYLWRDPQNPQRLIGANADLLQQIATALGLKLEIIYTGPWSQAKEEVRSGRVDLLAGAALTLPRLETMDYIHPVLFSTPSVVWVRKGHGFPYGGWEDLRGHTGGILANDRFGQQFDAFAKANLTLEQMPSLTQAFQKLLLGSPEFVLYERYPGAALADTLGMQNDLETLEPPISSKGLFLTLSHDSACNEPWLRGQLAKKMTELAAAGVPETLLQRNLERWKEQQLQPATAPNQ, via the coding sequence ATGCGTGAATATCCCTTCTTCAAACTGTTGCTGGTGCTCACGGGGTTGGCCCTGCTCCCAGGGTGGGCTTTAGCGATTGGCAAATGCGAGCGGCTGGTGGCCACCGGGAATCCAGAGTACCCACCGTATCTCTGGCGCGACCCGCAGAACCCGCAGCGACTGATCGGCGCCAATGCCGATCTGCTGCAGCAAATCGCCACGGCCTTGGGGCTGAAGCTGGAGATTATCTACACTGGCCCGTGGTCGCAGGCCAAGGAAGAGGTGCGCAGCGGCCGTGTCGATTTGCTCGCGGGAGCCGCACTGACCTTGCCACGGTTGGAGACCATGGATTACATCCATCCGGTCTTATTCTCTACACCGAGTGTGGTGTGGGTGCGCAAGGGGCACGGTTTTCCATATGGCGGCTGGGAGGATCTGCGTGGGCATACAGGCGGGATTCTGGCGAATGACCGCTTCGGTCAGCAATTCGATGCTTTTGCTAAGGCCAATTTGACCCTCGAACAGATGCCCAGTCTGACCCAGGCGTTCCAGAAACTGTTGCTGGGGAGTCCCGAATTTGTGCTGTACGAGCGCTACCCAGGGGCTGCTCTGGCGGACACGCTCGGTATGCAGAATGATTTGGAGACGCTTGAGCCACCGATCTCCAGTAAAGGGTTGTTTCTGACCTTGTCGCATGACTCAGCCTGCAACGAGCCCTGGCTACGCGGACAACTGGCGAAAAAGATGACAGAATTGGCCGCCGCCGGTGTGCCGGAGACCTTGCTGCAGCGCAATCTAGAGCGTTGGAAAGAGCAGCAGTTGCAGCCGGCAACTGCCCCGAATCAGTAG
- a CDS encoding alpha/beta fold hydrolase produces the protein MKKLLLGLTLVLAAAIGVLYFSPATLMASAQLVERQLAGLTAKHLEVSDLSIHYYEGGPADGETILMVHGFGANKDNWLRFAKHFTQRYHVIALDLPGFGESSKPEASYDVGTQVERLAAFTKALGIEKLHLIGNSMGGHISALYAARHPEQVLSVALLDNAGVTAPKKSELFEILQRGEPNPLVVKSPEDFSRLVSFVFVEPPPLPDTLNRYLAERAIANSAHYDKIFKQLMERYIPLEPELPKIQAPTLLLWGDKDRVLDVSSIEVMQPLLKKPSVVIMQNTGHAPMIERPEETAEHYQAFLDSVKS, from the coding sequence ATGAAAAAGCTGCTTCTCGGTTTAACGTTGGTTTTAGCTGCGGCTATTGGGGTGCTGTACTTCTCCCCCGCTACCCTGATGGCCAGTGCGCAACTGGTCGAGCGCCAGTTGGCGGGGCTCACAGCCAAGCACCTGGAGGTAAGCGATCTTAGCATCCATTATTACGAGGGCGGCCCGGCGGACGGCGAAACCATACTGATGGTTCACGGCTTTGGCGCCAACAAGGATAACTGGCTGCGCTTTGCTAAACACTTCACTCAGCGCTACCACGTGATTGCGCTCGACCTCCCAGGTTTTGGCGAGAGCAGCAAGCCGGAGGCCAGTTATGACGTCGGCACTCAGGTGGAACGCCTCGCTGCCTTTACCAAGGCCCTGGGCATCGAAAAACTGCACTTGATCGGCAACTCCATGGGCGGACACATCAGCGCCCTGTACGCCGCGCGCCACCCGGAACAGGTGCTATCTGTGGCACTGCTGGACAACGCCGGCGTAACGGCGCCGAAGAAAAGTGAACTTTTCGAGATTCTGCAACGTGGCGAGCCCAATCCACTGGTTGTGAAGAGCCCTGAAGACTTTTCCCGCCTGGTGAGTTTTGTCTTCGTCGAGCCGCCACCATTACCGGACACACTCAACCGCTACTTGGCCGAACGAGCGATCGCCAACAGCGCGCACTACGACAAGATCTTCAAACAGTTGATGGAGCGTTATATTCCGCTGGAACCTGAACTACCGAAAATCCAGGCCCCCACGCTGCTACTCTGGGGCGACAAGGATCGCGTACTTGATGTCTCCAGCATCGAGGTGATGCAACCACTGCTGAAGAAGCCGAGTGTAGTCATCATGCAGAACACCGGGCACGCCCCCATGATCGAGCGTCCGGAAGAGACCGCCGAGCATTACCAGGCCTTTCTCGACAGCGTGAAAAGTTAA
- a CDS encoding IS3 family transposase (programmed frameshift), translating to MRKTTTYSPEVRERAVRMVLEHLNDYPSEWAAIESIAPKIGCAAQTLHGWVRRYQTNTGQRPGQTTEEHERIKTLEREVRELRKANEILRLASAYFCPGGARPPHQVLRAFVDQHRDRLGVESICRVLRIAPSGYRKHAARLRNPALRSCRARRDEVLIAEIQRVWNANMQCYGAMKVWKQLRRERVDVARCTVERLMRQVGLQGIRRGQVVRTTVSGDQTVCPLDRVQRQFHADRPNQLWVSDFTYISTWQGWLYVAFVIDVFARRIVGWRVSTSMKTDFVLDALDQALYDRQSSRTGGLIHHSDRGSQYVSIRYTERLAEAGIEPSVGSKGDSYDNALAETINGLYKAELIHRQSWKSREAVELATLKWVHWYNHQRLLGSIGYIPPAEAETNFYRQQASQAIAA from the exons ATGAGAAAGACCACGACCTACTCCCCCGAAGTCCGTGAACGTGCTGTACGCATGGTTCTGGAGCACCTGAACGACTATCCGTCCGAGTGGGCGGCCATCGAGTCCATCGCCCCCAAGATTGGCTGTGCAGCGCAAACCCTACATGGCTGGGTGCGTCGTTATCAGACCAACACCGGGCAGCGGCCCGGTCAAACCACGGAAGAGCATGAGCGCATCAAGACGCTGGAGCGAGAAGTGCGAGAGCTGCGCAAGGCCAACGAGATCCTGCGCCTGGCCAGTGCGTATT TTTGCCCAGGCGGAGCTCGACCGCCGCACCAAGTCCTGAGGGCGTTTGTTGACCAGCATCGTGACCGTCTTGGGGTCGAGTCGATCTGCCGCGTCTTGCGGATCGCCCCATCCGGTTACCGGAAGCATGCAGCCCGGCTTCGTAACCCCGCACTGCGCTCCTGTCGTGCTCGGCGTGACGAGGTGTTGATCGCGGAAATCCAGCGAGTGTGGAATGCCAACATGCAGTGCTATGGCGCGATGAAGGTCTGGAAGCAACTCAGGCGAGAGCGCGTCGATGTGGCCAGGTGCACCGTGGAGCGTTTGATGCGTCAGGTCGGATTACAGGGCATACGGCGTGGTCAGGTCGTGCGGACAACGGTATCGGGCGACCAAACCGTATGCCCGCTGGATCGTGTCCAGCGTCAGTTCCATGCCGACCGGCCTAACCAGCTGTGGGTGTCGGACTTCACCTACATTTCGACCTGGCAGGGATGGTTGTATGTGGCCTTCGTGATCGACGTATTTGCACGCCGTATCGTCGGCTGGCGAGTCAGTACCAGCATGAAGACCGACTTCGTACTGGATGCCTTGGACCAGGCCCTGTATGACCGCCAGTCCAGTCGTACGGGCGGCCTGATCCATCACAGCGACCGCGGCAGCCAGTACGTCTCGATTCGCTACACCGAACGCCTGGCCGAGGCCGGCATCGAGCCCTCGGTCGGCAGCAAAGGCGATAGCTATGACAATGCCCTGGCCGAAACCATCAACGGGCTGTACAAGGCAGAGCTGATTCACCGGCAATCATGGAAGAGCCGCGAGGCTGTCGAGCTGGCCACCCTGAAGTGGGTGCACTGGTACAACCACCAGCGTCTGCTGGGCTCAATCGGCTATATCCCGCCGGCGGAGGCTGAGACAAACTTCTACCGGCAACAAGCCAGTCAGGCCATTGCGGCCTGA